The following are encoded in a window of Kitasatospora sp. NBC_01250 genomic DNA:
- a CDS encoding PadR family transcriptional regulator has protein sequence MSIRHGLLALLDQGPRYGYQLRTEFEARTGATWPLNVGQVYTTLNRLERDGLVVPDGEDEDGHLFYAVTEKGRAELRAWFDSPVPRTNPPRDELAIKLAMAVTVPGVDVQAVVQAQRRHSIQALQDYTRLKARALAGESAAGAAQGAELAWLLVLEQLIFQAEAEVRWLDHCETRLAAHRAQPAAAPDAVPARRRVKEQLGER, from the coding sequence ATGTCCATCAGACACGGTCTGCTCGCCCTGCTCGATCAGGGGCCCCGTTACGGCTACCAGTTGCGCACCGAGTTCGAGGCGAGGACCGGTGCCACCTGGCCACTCAATGTCGGCCAGGTCTACACCACCCTCAACCGCCTGGAGCGCGACGGCCTGGTCGTTCCCGACGGGGAGGACGAGGATGGGCACCTGTTCTACGCCGTCACTGAGAAGGGACGTGCGGAACTGCGTGCCTGGTTCGACAGCCCGGTGCCGCGGACCAATCCGCCCCGGGACGAACTGGCGATCAAGCTCGCCATGGCGGTGACCGTGCCCGGCGTCGACGTCCAGGCCGTGGTCCAGGCCCAGCGCCGGCACAGCATCCAGGCGCTGCAGGACTACACCCGGCTCAAGGCCCGGGCGCTGGCGGGCGAGAGCGCCGCCGGCGCCGCCCAGGGGGCCGAGCTGGCCTGGCTGCTGGTGCTGGAGCAGCTGATCTTCCAGGCCGAGGCCGAGGTCCGCTGGCTGGACCACTGCGAGACCCGGCTCGCCGCCCACCGGGCCCAGCCCGCCGCGGCCCCGGACGCGGTGCCCGCTCGCCGCCGTGTCAAGGAACAGCTGGGGGAACGTTGA
- a CDS encoding ATP-dependent DNA helicase, which translates to MAAMLTHPDQLKELLGIPFNREQMLAIGAPLEPAVIVAGAGSGKTTVMAARVVWLVGSGAVRPEQVLGLTFTNKAAAELAERVRTALARAGLREGGPAEAGGPEGSGPDGGEPEISTYHAFAGRLLKEHGLRIGIEPDVRLLADATRFQLAARVLRSARGPFPHLKDRFAALVGELTALDAELAEHLVEPDELRAFDTALLDELAVAKLTNQELRDIPETARGRLELLTLVEEYRRRKRAAGLMDFGDQIAASARLAQQRPEVGRLLREQYQVVLLDEYQDTSVAQRLLLAGLFGATPAHRGGHPVTAVGDPCQAIYGWRGASVANLDDFPAHFPKADASPAARYALSENRRSGGRLLAFANGLAAPLRARHEGVEALRAAPGAELDGFVRLALLPTHAEEIDWLADSIAHLVRTGTAPGSIAVLCRGGAAFPDIHAALVAREVPVEVVGLGGLLQLPEVADLVAVCEVLQDPTANAALVRLLIGPRWRIGPRDLALLGRRAAELVRAVRPQAPDALAAAVAETDPTEVVSLCDALETFVSPGEQPDELPFSAEARTRFAHLAREIRDLRRALAEPLMDVLHRVLAVTGLDVELSASPLALAARRRETLQAFLDVAAGFADLDGDPGLSAFLGFLRAAEEYDRGLDSSLPGGEDTVKVLTAHKAKGLEWEVVVLPGLVRGAFPSSRGRERWTSRRPVLPYPLRGDAATLPAVGSWTAKGMTAFKAALKDQTVTEELRLGYVAVTRPRSLLLAGGHWWGPTQSTVRGPSEYLEQLRDHAERPGAGEIEHWAEPPVEGAENPALRRAGDTPWPLPLDPGAQLARRRVAEVVNRRLAGAPAPAPERLAPEEQRQVDSWDRDLTALLGELERSRRTGREVPLPPALSATQLMRLAADPDGLAQELARPMPRPPATAARRGTRFHAWIQAQYAPLPLLEPDALPGLEDDEIEDERDLEHLKEAFLRGPYANRRPFRVEAPVQLVLAGRVVRGRIDAVYRERDDDCGSRGGYRYEVVDWKTGHLERADPLQLAIYRVAWAEQLGLPLEQVTAAFCYVRSGRIERPPGLPDRNVLEMLLIGKSD; encoded by the coding sequence GTGGCTGCCATGCTCACCCACCCCGACCAGCTCAAGGAGCTGCTCGGCATCCCCTTCAACCGGGAGCAGATGCTGGCCATCGGCGCCCCGCTGGAGCCTGCCGTGATCGTGGCCGGGGCGGGTTCGGGCAAGACCACGGTGATGGCGGCCCGGGTGGTCTGGCTGGTGGGTTCGGGCGCGGTGCGCCCCGAGCAGGTGCTCGGCCTGACCTTCACCAACAAGGCGGCCGCCGAGCTGGCCGAGCGGGTGCGCACCGCGCTGGCCAGGGCCGGGCTGCGCGAGGGCGGCCCGGCGGAGGCCGGCGGGCCCGAGGGGAGCGGACCGGACGGCGGCGAGCCGGAGATCTCCACCTACCACGCCTTCGCCGGCCGCCTGCTCAAGGAGCACGGCCTGCGGATCGGCATCGAGCCGGACGTGCGGCTGCTCGCCGACGCCACCCGGTTCCAGCTCGCCGCCCGGGTGCTGCGCTCGGCGCGCGGGCCGTTCCCGCACCTCAAGGACCGCTTCGCGGCCCTGGTCGGCGAGCTGACCGCGCTCGACGCCGAGCTGGCCGAGCACCTGGTCGAGCCCGACGAGCTGCGGGCCTTCGACACCGCGCTGCTGGACGAGCTGGCCGTGGCCAAGCTGACCAACCAGGAGCTGCGGGACATCCCCGAGACCGCCCGGGGCCGGCTGGAGCTGCTCACCCTGGTGGAGGAGTACCGCCGCCGCAAGCGCGCGGCCGGCCTGATGGACTTCGGCGACCAGATCGCCGCCTCGGCCCGCCTCGCCCAGCAGCGCCCCGAGGTCGGCCGGCTGCTGCGCGAGCAGTACCAGGTGGTGCTGCTGGACGAGTACCAGGACACCTCGGTGGCCCAGCGCCTGCTGCTCGCCGGGCTCTTCGGCGCCACGCCGGCCCACCGCGGTGGCCACCCGGTCACCGCCGTCGGCGACCCCTGCCAGGCCATCTACGGCTGGCGCGGCGCCTCGGTGGCCAACCTGGACGACTTCCCCGCCCACTTCCCCAAGGCCGACGCGAGCCCGGCCGCCCGCTACGCGCTGAGCGAGAACCGCCGCAGCGGCGGGCGCCTGCTGGCCTTCGCCAACGGGCTGGCCGCGCCGCTGCGGGCGCGCCACGAGGGCGTCGAGGCGCTGCGTGCGGCCCCGGGCGCGGAGCTCGACGGGTTCGTCCGGCTCGCCCTGCTGCCCACGCACGCCGAGGAGATCGACTGGCTGGCCGACTCGATCGCCCACCTGGTGCGCACCGGCACCGCGCCCGGTTCGATCGCGGTGCTCTGCCGCGGCGGCGCGGCCTTCCCCGACATCCACGCGGCGCTGGTGGCCCGCGAGGTCCCGGTCGAGGTGGTGGGCCTGGGCGGGCTGCTCCAGCTGCCCGAGGTGGCCGACCTGGTCGCGGTCTGCGAGGTGCTGCAGGACCCGACCGCCAACGCCGCCCTGGTCCGGCTGCTGATCGGCCCGCGCTGGCGGATCGGCCCGCGCGACCTGGCGCTGCTCGGCCGGCGCGCGGCCGAGCTGGTGCGGGCCGTGCGGCCGCAGGCACCGGACGCGCTGGCCGCCGCCGTCGCCGAGACCGACCCGACGGAGGTGGTCTCGCTCTGCGACGCGCTGGAGACCTTCGTCAGCCCGGGCGAGCAGCCGGACGAGCTGCCCTTCTCGGCGGAGGCCCGGACCCGCTTCGCCCACCTGGCCAGGGAGATCCGCGACCTGCGCCGGGCGCTGGCCGAGCCGCTGATGGACGTGCTGCACCGGGTGCTCGCCGTCACCGGTCTCGACGTCGAGCTGTCCGCCTCGCCGCTGGCACTGGCCGCCCGCCGGCGCGAGACCCTGCAGGCCTTCCTGGACGTCGCGGCCGGCTTCGCCGACCTGGACGGCGATCCGGGCCTGTCCGCCTTCCTGGGCTTCCTGCGGGCCGCCGAGGAGTACGACCGCGGCCTGGACAGCAGCCTCCCGGGCGGCGAGGACACCGTGAAGGTGCTCACCGCGCACAAGGCCAAGGGCCTGGAGTGGGAGGTGGTGGTGCTGCCCGGGCTGGTCAGGGGCGCCTTCCCGAGCAGCCGCGGCCGGGAGCGCTGGACCAGCCGGCGACCGGTGCTGCCCTACCCGCTGCGCGGCGACGCGGCCACCCTGCCCGCCGTCGGGAGCTGGACGGCCAAGGGCATGACCGCCTTCAAGGCGGCGCTGAAGGACCAGACCGTCACCGAGGAGCTGCGGCTCGGCTATGTCGCGGTGACCCGTCCGCGTTCGCTGCTGCTGGCCGGCGGCCACTGGTGGGGGCCGACCCAGAGCACCGTGCGCGGCCCCTCCGAGTACCTGGAGCAGTTGCGCGATCACGCCGAGCGGCCCGGTGCGGGCGAGATCGAGCACTGGGCCGAGCCGCCCGTCGAGGGGGCCGAGAACCCGGCGCTGCGGCGGGCCGGTGACACGCCCTGGCCGCTGCCGCTGGACCCGGGCGCCCAGCTGGCCCGCCGCCGGGTGGCCGAGGTGGTCAACCGGCGCCTGGCCGGTGCCCCGGCGCCCGCGCCCGAGCGGCTGGCGCCCGAGGAGCAGCGCCAGGTGGACTCCTGGGACCGCGACCTGACCGCGCTGCTCGGCGAGCTGGAGCGGTCCCGGCGCACGGGCCGCGAGGTGCCGCTGCCCCCCGCGCTCTCGGCCACCCAGCTGATGCGGCTGGCCGCCGACCCGGACGGCCTGGCGCAGGAGCTGGCCCGCCCGATGCCCCGGCCCCCGGCCACCGCGGCCCGCCGCGGCACCCGGTTCCACGCGTGGATCCAGGCCCAGTACGCCCCGCTGCCGCTGCTGGAGCCCGACGCCCTGCCGGGGCTGGAGGACGACGAGATCGAGGACGAGCGTGATCTTGAACACCTCAAGGAGGCCTTCCTGCGCGGCCCCTACGCGAACCGGCGGCCCTTCCGGGTCGAGGCGCCGGTGCAGCTGGTGCTCGCCGGGCGGGTGGTGCGCGGCCGGATCGACGCGGTGTACCGCGAGCGTGACGACGACTGTGGGTCACGAGGCGGGTACCGCTACGAGGTGGTGGACTGGAAGACCGGCCATCTGGAGCGGGCCGATCCGCTCCAGCTCGCCATCTACCGGGTGGCCTGGGCCGAGCAGCTCGGCCTGCCGCTGGAGCAGGTCACCGCGGCCTTCTGCTACGTCCGCAGCGGGCGGATCGAGCGGCCGCCAGGACTTCCCGACCGGAACGTGTTGGAAATGCTTCTGATCGGGAAGAGTGACTAA
- a CDS encoding PP2C family protein-serine/threonine phosphatase encodes MTGTWPRTALALPFIGMALVACLDYFSTTEVTVEPALTAVPALAAIVSRRVWYPILTGFLAEIAAFALAGYNHVLGESVHSATVFAVALVTAISWVSATLRVRQEQALADAQLVAEIARRVLLRSVPDRVGSVRAAVHYAAAAAHARIGGDLYEVVNTRHGVRAVVGDVRGKGLGAVETAAAVLGAFREAAHQEPALDKVAGWLAVSLDRALHEHEHPGVEEEFVTLVLIGVAPDGSAEIVNCGHPAPLLLGGDGVVRVLELAETVPPLGVLDPDQVAPPVQRVPFAPGDRVLLFTDGVIEARDRAGQFYPLAERLPVCATGGPVEVLHRLHADVVRHVGKQLGDDAAMLLLQYEPVLGGAPQQLPHQNGRLARQ; translated from the coding sequence GTGACGGGGACCTGGCCCAGGACAGCACTCGCCCTGCCGTTCATCGGCATGGCCCTGGTGGCCTGCCTGGACTACTTCAGCACCACCGAGGTCACGGTCGAGCCCGCCCTCACCGCCGTGCCGGCGCTGGCCGCGATCGTCAGCCGCCGGGTCTGGTACCCGATCCTGACCGGCTTCCTGGCCGAGATCGCCGCCTTCGCCCTGGCCGGCTACAACCACGTGCTCGGCGAGTCCGTGCACAGCGCCACGGTCTTCGCGGTCGCGCTGGTCACCGCGATCAGCTGGGTCAGCGCCACCCTGCGGGTCCGCCAGGAGCAGGCGCTGGCCGACGCCCAGCTGGTGGCCGAGATCGCCCGCCGGGTGCTGCTGCGCTCGGTGCCCGACCGGGTGGGCAGCGTGCGGGCCGCCGTGCACTACGCCGCCGCCGCCGCGCACGCCCGGATCGGCGGTGACCTCTACGAGGTGGTCAACACCCGGCACGGCGTGCGCGCGGTCGTCGGTGACGTGCGGGGCAAGGGGCTGGGAGCGGTGGAGACCGCCGCGGCCGTGCTGGGTGCCTTCCGCGAGGCGGCGCACCAGGAGCCGGCCCTGGACAAGGTGGCCGGCTGGCTGGCCGTCAGCCTGGACCGGGCCCTGCACGAGCACGAGCACCCCGGGGTCGAGGAGGAGTTCGTCACCCTGGTGCTGATCGGGGTCGCGCCGGACGGCAGCGCCGAGATCGTCAACTGCGGCCACCCGGCGCCGCTGCTGCTGGGCGGCGACGGTGTGGTGCGCGTGCTGGAGCTGGCGGAGACGGTGCCGCCGCTGGGCGTGCTCGATCCGGACCAGGTCGCGCCGCCGGTGCAACGGGTGCCCTTCGCACCCGGCGACCGGGTGCTGCTCTTCACCGACGGCGTGATCGAGGCGCGCGACCGGGCCGGCCAGTTCTACCCGCTGGCCGAGCGGCTGCCCGTCTGCGCGACGGGCGGCCCGGTGGAGGTGCTGCACCGGCTGCACGCCGACGTGGTGCGCCACGTCGGCAAGCAGCTCGGCGACGACGCGGCGATGCTGCTGCTGCAGTACGAGCCGGTGCTGGGCGGCGCCCCGCAGCAGCTGCCGCACCAGAACGGCCGGCTGGCCCGCCAGTAG
- a CDS encoding ATP-dependent helicase yields the protein MASPYRLVRSPLVTPAPPVLDPYQRAVAEHPGGPLLVLAGPGTGKTTTLVETVARRVERGTDPERILVLTFSRKAAMELRDRMAVRLASAPQATTFHSFCYALLRSEQEPERYAEPLRLLSGPEQDVMVRELLAGGAEDAAAGRSKISWPLDLRACLTTRGFADEVRAVLARSRELGLGEAELARFADGVQRPDWKAAAHFLAEYLDVLDLRGVLDYAELVHRAVLLAERAGVDLGARYDAVFVDEYQDTDPAQVRLLRQLAGGGRDLVAVGDPDQSIYAFRGADVNGILDFPQQFRQRDGSPAEVKVLRVSRRSAPVLLAASRELATRLPMGRLPTQKLAQHRALLPGGPAAGPPGAAGPGPAVAGSVEVYSYPTPGAELESVADLLRRAHLEDGVPWGEMAVLVRAGARAIPGVRRALSAAGVPLEIDGDDLPLREEPAVVPLLLALRVCAEGAVHQKSAESTSGVDSLTVELAHTLLTGPLGGLDGSDLRRLGRALREEERAALRERQAPGEAVEDVRAADDAEDDGAAGDAGASEVPEAVDAPQGRVRTHVRPSDELIREALAHPEQLVTLDLPPARRARELGTLLRKVRDLLAGGGTAEEALWELWDGSPRWRERLERAALRPGTVGRNADRDLDALCALFETAARAEDQVTGHRGALDLLAEVEAQDIAADTLTVRTVRPEAVRLMTAHRSKGLEWRLVVVAGVQEGLWPDLRRRGSLLEADRIGRDGLAEPLTPGALLAEERRLFYVAVTRAKERLIVTAVKAPAEDGDEPSRFLRELYREQVDPRTGAVLGRVPQVTVADITHRPRRPLSVAALVAELRAVTVDPARSPELRRTAAERLATLAAARGEDGTALVPAAHPDRWWGMAEATSSPAPLREPDRPVQLSGSGLEQLDSCSLQWFLSKEVKAQTATSGAQGFGNVLHALADEVGSGRTPADLAVLLDRLDTVWDALAFDAPWKSSQEKAQARAALERFLHWHVLERGRTTLATEHGFDLTLPVGELAVRIRGVMDRVEQDAVGRAYVVDFKTGKRAPTDKSLPEHKQLAVYQLAVREGALDGLVNDRPPLGGAELVQLRFEDKKLPEAPKVQHQPPPEGEPWIENLLADAAGRVLAERFVPTTGEGCGTCTFKRSCSAQRDGRQLLD from the coding sequence GTGGCTTCCCCCTACCGTCTGGTGCGCAGCCCGCTCGTGACGCCCGCGCCGCCCGTGCTGGACCCCTACCAGCGCGCCGTGGCCGAGCACCCGGGCGGCCCGCTGCTGGTGCTCGCGGGACCCGGGACCGGCAAGACCACCACGCTGGTCGAGACGGTGGCCCGCCGGGTCGAGCGGGGCACCGACCCGGAGCGGATCCTGGTGCTGACCTTCAGCCGCAAGGCGGCGATGGAGCTGCGCGACCGGATGGCGGTGCGGCTGGCGTCGGCGCCGCAGGCGACCACCTTCCACTCCTTCTGCTACGCGCTGCTGCGCTCCGAGCAGGAGCCCGAGCGCTACGCCGAGCCGCTGCGCCTGCTGTCCGGGCCCGAGCAGGACGTGATGGTCCGCGAGCTGCTGGCCGGCGGGGCCGAGGACGCGGCGGCCGGGCGCTCGAAGATCAGCTGGCCGCTGGACCTGCGCGCCTGCCTGACCACCCGCGGCTTCGCCGACGAGGTGCGCGCGGTGCTCGCCCGCAGCCGCGAGCTCGGGCTGGGCGAGGCGGAGCTGGCCCGGTTCGCGGACGGCGTGCAGCGGCCCGACTGGAAGGCGGCGGCGCACTTCCTCGCCGAGTACCTGGACGTGCTGGACCTGCGCGGGGTGCTGGACTACGCGGAGCTGGTGCACCGGGCGGTGCTGCTGGCCGAGCGCGCCGGGGTCGACCTGGGCGCGCGCTACGACGCGGTCTTCGTGGACGAGTACCAGGACACCGACCCGGCCCAGGTCAGGCTGCTGCGGCAGCTGGCCGGCGGCGGGCGGGACCTGGTCGCGGTGGGCGATCCGGACCAGTCGATCTACGCGTTCCGCGGCGCGGACGTGAACGGCATCCTGGACTTCCCCCAGCAGTTCCGGCAGCGCGACGGGAGCCCTGCCGAGGTGAAGGTGCTGCGGGTCTCGCGCCGCTCGGCGCCGGTGCTGCTGGCGGCCTCGCGGGAGCTCGCCACCCGGCTGCCGATGGGGCGGCTGCCGACCCAGAAGCTGGCGCAGCACCGCGCGCTGCTGCCGGGGGGGCCGGCGGCAGGTCCCCCCGGGGCGGCCGGTCCCGGCCCCGCGGTGGCCGGCAGCGTGGAGGTCTACAGCTACCCGACCCCGGGCGCCGAGCTGGAGAGCGTCGCCGACCTGCTGCGCCGCGCGCACCTGGAGGACGGGGTGCCGTGGGGCGAGATGGCGGTGCTGGTGCGAGCCGGCGCACGGGCGATCCCCGGTGTGCGCCGGGCGCTGAGCGCGGCGGGCGTCCCGCTGGAGATCGACGGCGACGACCTGCCGCTGCGCGAGGAGCCGGCCGTGGTGCCGCTGCTGCTCGCGCTGCGGGTCTGTGCGGAGGGGGCTGTGCACCAGAAGTCGGCGGAATCGACTTCCGGTGTGGATTCGCTGACCGTCGAGCTGGCCCACACCCTGCTCACCGGTCCGCTCGGCGGACTGGACGGCTCCGACCTGCGCCGGCTGGGCCGTGCGCTGCGCGAGGAGGAGCGGGCGGCGCTGCGGGAACGGCAGGCGCCGGGCGAGGCCGTCGAGGATGTGCGGGCCGCCGACGATGCTGAGGACGATGGGGCTGCTGGGGACGCTGGGGCCAGCGAGGTGCCCGAGGCGGTCGATGCACCGCAGGGGCGCGTGCGAACGCATGTGCGCCCGTCGGACGAGCTGATCCGGGAGGCGCTCGCCCACCCCGAGCAACTGGTGACCCTCGACCTGCCGCCCGCCCGCCGGGCCCGCGAGCTCGGCACCCTGCTGCGCAAGGTGCGGGACCTGCTGGCCGGCGGCGGTACCGCCGAGGAGGCGCTCTGGGAGCTGTGGGACGGCAGCCCGCGCTGGCGCGAGCGCCTGGAGCGCGCCGCCCTGCGCCCCGGCACCGTCGGCCGCAACGCCGACCGTGACCTGGACGCGCTCTGCGCCCTGTTCGAGACGGCCGCCCGCGCCGAGGACCAGGTGACCGGCCACCGCGGCGCCCTCGACCTGCTCGCCGAGGTCGAGGCGCAGGACATCGCCGCCGACACCCTGACCGTGCGCACGGTGCGCCCGGAGGCGGTCCGGCTGATGACCGCGCACCGCTCCAAGGGCCTGGAGTGGCGCCTGGTCGTGGTGGCCGGCGTCCAGGAGGGCCTCTGGCCCGACCTGCGCCGCCGCGGTTCGCTGCTGGAGGCCGACCGGATCGGCCGCGACGGTCTGGCCGAGCCCCTCACCCCTGGTGCGCTGCTCGCCGAGGAGCGCCGTCTCTTCTACGTGGCCGTCACCCGGGCCAAGGAGCGGCTGATCGTCACCGCGGTCAAGGCGCCGGCCGAGGACGGCGACGAGCCCTCGCGCTTCCTGCGCGAGCTCTACCGCGAGCAGGTCGATCCCCGGACCGGTGCCGTGCTGGGACGGGTCCCGCAGGTCACCGTGGCGGACATCACCCACCGCCCCCGCCGACCGCTGTCCGTCGCCGCCCTGGTCGCCGAGCTGCGCGCGGTCACCGTCGACCCCGCCCGCTCGCCCGAGCTGCGCCGCACCGCCGCCGAGCGGTTGGCCACGCTGGCCGCGGCGCGCGGCGAGGACGGCACCGCGCTGGTCCCCGCCGCCCACCCGGACCGCTGGTGGGGGATGGCCGAGGCGACCAGCAGCCCGGCCCCGCTGCGCGAGCCGGACCGCCCGGTCCAGCTCTCCGGCAGCGGCCTGGAGCAGCTCGACTCCTGCTCACTGCAGTGGTTCCTGAGCAAGGAGGTCAAGGCGCAGACCGCGACCTCCGGCGCCCAGGGCTTCGGCAACGTGCTGCACGCGCTGGCCGACGAGGTGGGCTCCGGGCGGACCCCGGCCGACCTCGCGGTGCTGCTGGACCGGCTGGACACCGTCTGGGACGCGCTGGCCTTCGACGCCCCGTGGAAGTCGTCGCAGGAGAAGGCGCAGGCCCGCGCCGCGCTGGAGCGGTTCCTGCACTGGCACGTGCTGGAGCGTGGCCGCACCACGCTGGCCACCGAGCACGGCTTCGACCTCACCCTGCCGGTGGGCGAGCTGGCGGTGCGGATCCGCGGGGTGATGGACCGGGTCGAGCAGGACGCGGTCGGCCGGGCGTACGTGGTCGACTTCAAGACCGGCAAGCGGGCGCCGACCGACAAGTCGCTGCCCGAGCACAAGCAGCTCGCGGTCTACCAGCTGGCCGTCCGCGAGGGCGCGCTGGACGGGCTGGTGAACGACCGGCCGCCGCTGGGCGGTGCCGAGCTGGTCCAGTTGCGCTTCGAGGACAAGAAGCTCCCCGAGGCGCCCAAGGTCCAGCACCAGCCGCCGCCCGAGGGCGAGCCGTGGATCGAGAACCTGCTCGCGGACGCGGCCGGCCGGGTGCTGGCCGAGCGCTTCGTGCCGACCACCGGGGAGGGCTGCGGAACCTGCACCTTCAAGCGCAGCTGCTCCGCCCAGCGCGACGGCCGCCAGCTGCTCGACTGA
- a CDS encoding endonuclease/exonuclease/phosphatase family protein, translating into MSPLRIATFNLLHGQPLAADGSPLPYSDQADDPLHEAIAALDADVLALQEVDRYQQRSGLSDQSAVAAAAMGAGDWRFAAALHGRPAPVAGWLRDPAVPGLRVYGPEELDSATDLPSYGTTLLTRLPVQHWRARRFAPAPFGLPLRVAGRRGLTPVPDEPRAALAAVLTGERGPFTVVATHLSFVPGWNMAQLAGIRRWIADLPRPYLVLGDFNLVGPVPRTVLGGATALDRSPAAGRRPREARAVRYPRPLPSARRRAAREAGPRLRGWHDLARTPTYPSHRPTVQFDHVLAVGVPRTAVGTVSAPRVGVSDHRPLLVEVDL; encoded by the coding sequence GTGAGCCCGCTTCGCATCGCGACCTTCAACCTGCTGCACGGCCAGCCGCTGGCCGCCGACGGCAGCCCCCTGCCCTACTCGGACCAGGCCGACGACCCGCTGCACGAGGCGATCGCCGCGCTGGACGCCGACGTGCTGGCGCTCCAGGAGGTGGACCGCTACCAGCAGCGCTCCGGCCTGAGCGACCAGAGCGCGGTGGCCGCCGCCGCGATGGGCGCCGGCGACTGGCGGTTCGCCGCCGCGCTGCACGGCCGCCCCGCGCCGGTGGCCGGCTGGCTGCGCGACCCGGCGGTCCCCGGCCTGCGGGTCTACGGGCCCGAGGAACTGGACAGCGCCACCGACCTGCCCTCCTACGGCACCACCCTGCTCACCCGGCTGCCGGTGCAGCACTGGCGCGCCCGGCGGTTCGCACCGGCCCCGTTCGGGCTGCCGCTGCGGGTGGCGGGCCGGCGCGGGCTGACCCCGGTGCCGGACGAGCCGCGCGCGGCGCTGGCGGCGGTCCTCACCGGCGAGCGCGGTCCGTTCACCGTGGTCGCCACCCACCTGTCGTTCGTCCCGGGCTGGAACATGGCCCAGCTGGCCGGCATCCGCCGCTGGATCGCCGATCTGCCCAGGCCCTACCTGGTGCTCGGCGACTTCAACCTGGTCGGCCCGGTGCCGCGCACCGTGCTCGGCGGGGCCACCGCGCTGGACCGCTCACCGGCCGCGGGCCGCCGTCCGCGCGAGGCGCGGGCCGTCCGCTACCCGCGCCCGCTGCCGAGCGCGCGCCGCCGGGCCGCGCGCGAGGCGGGGCCGCGGCTGCGCGGCTGGCACGACCTGGCCCGCACCCCCACCTACCCCTCGCACCGCCCGACCGTGCAGTTCGACCACGTGCTCGCGGTCGGTGTGCCGCGCACGGCGGTGGGCACCGTCTCGGCGCCCCGGGTCGGGGTCTCGGACCACCGGCCGCTGCTGGTGGAGGTCGACCTCTGA
- a CDS encoding MGMT family protein: protein MGKNARVTDNSAGPHLPPYAELVLELVDRIPPGRVMTYGDVAEYLGEGGPRQVGRVMALYGGSVAWWRVVRADGALLPGHEQRALAAYRQEATPLRGRAEDSPRVDLRQARWDGQ, encoded by the coding sequence ATGGGCAAGAATGCCCGAGTGACGGACAACAGCGCGGGCCCTCACCTGCCCCCGTACGCCGAGCTGGTGCTCGAACTGGTCGACCGTATCCCGCCGGGGCGGGTGATGACGTACGGAGACGTGGCCGAGTACCTCGGGGAGGGCGGTCCGCGCCAGGTCGGCCGGGTGATGGCGCTCTACGGCGGCTCGGTCGCCTGGTGGCGGGTGGTGCGCGCGGACGGTGCGCTGCTGCCCGGCCACGAGCAGCGGGCGCTGGCGGCCTACCGGCAGGAGGCCACACCCCTGCGCGGCAGGGCCGAGGACTCGCCGCGGGTGGACCTGCGGCAGGCCCGGTGGGACGGGCAGTAG
- a CDS encoding ABC transporter ATP-binding protein, with amino-acid sequence MNRTPSRDRTEPVLHLEQVNRVHGQGAAEVHALRGVNLQVHPGEFVAVMGPSGSGKSTLLTLAGGLDSPTSGRVLVEGRSLGDLSRRKLAEVRRRSVGYVFQDYNLIPALTALENIMLPRELDGVSTRAARREAATSLEEMGIADLANRFPEDMSGGQQQRVAIARALIGERRLVLADEPTGALDSATGETVLAVLRNRCDAGAAAMMVTHEARHAAWADRVVFLRDGRLVDETGRQDADSLLVTAATNSLKRPVTE; translated from the coding sequence TTGAACCGTACGCCGTCCCGCGACCGCACCGAGCCCGTGCTGCACCTGGAGCAGGTGAACCGGGTCCACGGCCAGGGCGCCGCCGAGGTTCACGCCCTGCGTGGCGTGAACCTGCAGGTCCATCCGGGTGAGTTCGTCGCCGTGATGGGCCCCTCGGGTTCCGGCAAGTCCACCCTGCTCACGCTGGCCGGCGGGCTGGACAGCCCGACCAGCGGGCGGGTCCTGGTGGAGGGGCGGTCGCTGGGCGACCTCTCGCGCCGCAAGCTGGCCGAGGTCCGCCGCCGCTCGGTCGGCTACGTCTTCCAGGACTACAACCTGATACCGGCGCTGACGGCGCTGGAGAACATCATGCTGCCGCGCGAACTGGACGGGGTGTCCACCCGCGCCGCCCGCCGCGAGGCGGCCACGTCGCTGGAGGAGATGGGCATCGCCGACCTGGCGAACCGCTTCCCCGAGGACATGTCGGGCGGCCAGCAGCAGCGGGTGGCGATCGCCCGCGCGCTGATCGGCGAGCGCCGCCTGGTGCTGGCCGACGAGCCCACCGGCGCACTGGACTCCGCCACCGGCGAGACCGTGCTGGCCGTGCTGCGCAACCGCTGCGACGCGGGCGCCGCCGCCATGATGGTCACCCACGAGGCCCGGCACGCCGCCTGGGCGGACCGGGTGGTCTTCCTGCGCGACGGCCGGCTGGTCGACGAGACCGGTCGGCAGGACGCCGACAGCCTGCTCGTCACGGCCGCGACCAACAGCCTGAAGCGGCCGGTGACCGAGTGA